The Rhodococcus opacus B4 genome contains the following window.
GGGGCTTCGACCACCTCGGGTTCATCGAGATACTCCAAGTCGGAGCCATCAGCTGTCAACCGAGGGTCGGCGTACGCCTCCGCCGTGGCCTTCCATGCTTCGAGCAGGATCGCGAGTCGATCGAAGCGGGCCACAGCGATGCAGGCACGCGCCGTGGCCTGGAACTCGGCGACGAACTCCGCGTGCAAGGCCGCAGGGAGTAACCCGATCCACGGCAGTGTCACGGCCAGGCGGGTGGCGACACGATCGAGCGCCGCCTCATCGAGGGAGGCAGCGAAAAGCTGCCCGACGACGCCGAGGGCGCTCAACTCCGCGCGGCTCGCCGACTCCTGGGTCAACCGCAGAGCTGGAGCATTCCGGCGAGTCAGAACCACCTCACCGCTGTCCTCGAGGACGCCAAGGACATCCTTGGGTGACCTCAAAAATTCGGAGAATGTGGCCGTAGTAGTCGACTTGCTCATACACACCATTACATCAGAACTAGTTCAGATATTCCAGGTGCCGTTGATCACGTAGCCTCCTCCGAGCATGCCTCCGCGCCCTAAGAGAGTCACCGTTGGCAAATTCTTCGGCCGCAGCGTCTCGGCGTCCAAGCCGCATGTGGCGTCGGTGTTCCTGCCCGACTTCCTGCCCTACTTCGACACCGAGGCGACCGCACACGTGGGGATCGAGCGGTCCGGGCGATCCGAATCCTTTCGTCGTCGCCGGACAGGCTGAACTTGTGCCCGACCAACGGGGCGCTCATCTGCGCTGGGTGCAACTTACCGTCCGCATCGCCGGCAGTGTTCTCGTCGGCATCGGCTACCGCATCGTTGTGGACGCCCACCCTGACATGATCAGTCGATAGAGCGCGGTGGCACTGCTCGTTCGAAGTACGTTGCCGCCGAAGACGAAGGATATTGCGCACTGTCCTGACCGCACCGAGTTGGTCGGCTTCGGCGCGGCCAAGGCTCAGGAGCTCGGTGTCGAAATCGACTGACACACCCTTCTCACGACTCTCCCGGGGAGTGAACGGCCGACCTGTTAGTTGAGAGGAGCACCACGGATAAGCCCGTAAGTCAAGCAGTCTTGATGTTGGGACGGCATTGGGACGGTGTTGGGACGGTGTTGGGACGGGTTCTTGATCGGAGTGCGAGACCAGGGAGATCGGCAGCGTGGGCCACAGTACGGGGACGTAGCCGAGGCTGAAGGAACGATCAAGACGCGTGAGAGAGGTTATTGCCTGAGCGGAATAATTCCCGTACGCGGGGGATTCGCTCCGATCCATGCTCTCTTCGTTGCGCTGATCGGAGCGTAACCAACGTGTCAAGGGGTGGTGGTGTAAATCGGGGATTTGTCCTGGCTGTCGGTTCTCGGTCGATCTGGCGCGTTTCTCACATAGGTGGCGCGGCGTTGGCGCAGTTTCTCGCCCGGGTGGCGCATGCCTCGGTGCTGGGAGAGATTGCGCAGTTGAGCCGTGCCGATGACGAGTTCGAGGCGGTGTTCGTCTCCGGGTCCGGGGTGGAGCGTCGGGTGCCGTGGCGGTGGTTGCCGGGAGGTGGTCGACGAACTGGAACGGCCGGTGAGGTCGTTCCTATCGGTTCTCAGCTGATCTGGCGGGAGTTCTCACACATGTGGCGAGGCTCCTCATCCGAAGTGGCGGAAGCGGTGGAACCGCAGTTCCACGTGTTGCAGTCGCGCCGATTCGGGTGCCTCTGTCCCCAGAATCCGCCAGATCGCGTGAGAAGGGGTTGATGACGACATGACCGCGACAAGTGGCGCACCGCAGCTCACGGCAGGGCGCCACCGCCAGATCGCTCAAGAACCGACACTGGCTCAATGAAGGTGGCGGAGGATCACTGAATCTGGCGAGTCGTGTCGGCTATCTGGCGGACGGCTCAGTGGAGCTGGGAGAGTTGGCCGGGCGAGATCACCCAGTATCACCTGGTGTAGCTGCGAATCGGCGAAACCTTCATCTCCATACTTATTTCCGTACTCGCCAAATTCAATGAGTCGCTCATCAAGGCAACGACGCACCGAGCCTGGCGAACCGCTGGTCAGGTCCGCCAGATTCATTGAGTCAGGACAGGATTTGTCCTGACTCAGTGCATCTGATGATGCCGACTCGGCGAATCTGATGCCGACTCGGCGAATCTGATGCCGGCGTCGGTCAATCTGATGCCCGGTGTAGTGAATCTGATGCGGAGTTCCCTGGTCAGCGCTCCGACAGCGCGTGCTGCCTTATCGAGAGGATCGCGACAACAGGCCGCCGTTCCGTGTGCATCCGATTGGTTAAGCCACGCGCGACGAGGTCACGCCGCCAATCTGATGCATCGTAGAACAGGATCGTTCCCGCATCGGTTTCGTTGAGTCGGGACACGGCGATTGCCGTAACAGCATTGCGGTGGCGCAAGGTCTGGTCAATGGGATGAGGATGGGACGCCTCCCAGAGGACTCCGATATGAGGCGATGAGCGCACAACTTCCAGATTTGGAGCGAGCACGGACCAGGAAACTTGGCAGCGCGTGTCACACAAGCTCCCTTACCGGGATCTTCCTCCGAGTAGGAGAGATCAATCAGCGGCGAGGTTGTGTGCTCGCTCGCGCAGGAGGGAGCAGCGTGGAAATGCGAACTGATCAGCGATCTGCGAACGCAAGGTTGCCGCGGCACCGATCGGCAGTTGGATACGCCGAGTCAGGATCAGGAAGTACGAATTGGCGAGCGGAAGGCGATCGCGGCGTCAGTGCCGGCACGCTCGTAATCTCCTCGCCGACTTGTGACGGCGAGGCCTGGCGATGACAACAACACCTCCGCAGCAAAGTGGTGCGCGGTTCGCACGCTCTCCCCGAATCAGTTCCTTGCCGCCGCGGCCGCACACCTGGCTCCGCGACAGTTTCTGCTTGGGAACGACCGCGGTCGGTGCCAGCGCCGCCGCTCCGCTGTTCGGATACAGCGCCCTCGCGATGCCCGCCGCGGCGAGCTTGTCGATCGCTGCCCTCTACGCCGGATTAGCCGGCAAACGTAACCAGCTTCGCGATGTCGACGTCGACGAAGTGATCGAAAGACTGTGTCCGATCGTGGGGCTGCCGGAGGCCACCCGGGCAGTGCTGTCGACATCGAAATGGAGCAGTGGATGGCCGGGACTTCCGAGGAAACTCACCGTGCACTACGACTCCACACAGGCACTGAATGACGAGACGTGGCTCGCTGATATCTGCGGGGTCTTCGAAGATCAAGGGTGGGGTTTCTTCGAACTCGACAAGCACGACCCCGCCCGCCGGCGCCTGATCTTCACGCCCGCTGCCGAGCCGGAACGAGAAGTTTCCGACAGCGACCAGGTTGTGCGCGCGAAGAGGATCATCGCCCAACTGTTGGGCCCGACCGCGACCGTAACCGTGATCGACGTCGCCGCCGAAACCGGCGAAGTGACCTCAATGGAAGTACGTCACGAACTTGGTCCGAAACTGGAATCGGATGGCTACCGGACCCGCGTCGAACGAGGAATGAGCGCGACATTGCCCGGTCGCTGGCGAGCACGGTGGAACCTTGAAACGGATTGGGTTCGATTCGAGCAACGCACAGCATTCCCGGACAGTGTCTGGTTGCCGGCACCGGACCTCGACCCCGGTGCCGACCTCATGGCCAGCTACGACTCGGTGGAAATTCCGTACGGAATCGACGAAGACGGCAACGAGGTTGTGTGGCGGCCGGCGATCGACCCGAACCTGATGCTGATCGGCCCACCCGGAAGCGGTAAGACCGTGACCGCACACAATCTGTTGGTCAACTTCTCGCGACGTGGATGGCCGATCTGGGTCCTCGACGGCAAGTACGTCGAATTCCTGGGATTCCAGGACTGGCCCAACGTACAAGTCGTCGCTACAACCATCGAGCAGCAAGTGGCGTTGGTCCACCGCGCCCGCGATCTCATGGAGTTCCGCTACCAGAAGATCGTTACCGGCGAGGCGACAGAAGCGGACTTCGAACCAGTACTGGTCTTTCTCGACGAATGGGCCGAGTTCCGCGGCAACGTCGAAGATTGGTACTCCAGGGTTAAACCGAAAGGTGGCGCCCGACAGCCGCCGGTGCTCAACATGCTCGCGTCGATGGCACGCAAGGCCCGAACCTCGCGAGTGCATCTAGTCTTCGGAACTCAGCGTCCCGACGCGCAGTACTTCCTCGGCGACATGCGTGACAACTTCGCCATGCGCATCTCCATGGGCCGGCTCTCACCACAAGGGGCACTCATGATGTGGCAATCACCGACGATCGGTACCAGCGTGCCCCGCAAGTGCCGCGGCCGCGGCACCACCGTCACCGACAACTATCAGCCCATCGAGATCCAGTGCTACCGCGTACCCGACCCACGCAAGACGCGAGCCGGCACCTTCGAGTCCGATCTGCTCGACACCCTCCGACCCCCGATAACACGCCATCCACGATTGCTGATCGTCCCACCGGACGAACTTCCGGACATCGACGCCACCGACGACACGTCAGAACCGGCACCGCTGACATACTTCGACTACATCGAAGCCGAATGGGTACTGGCCACCGACCGACCCGACCTCGATCCGGTGCTAAGAAGAGCGAAGATGACCCACGAAACCGATCGGCGTCTCGCGTCACCGACGGCGCTCCTCGGGCTACTCGGGGGCCGCGCCGAGCCCACCAACGAAGCAGCGGTAGAGCTCGACGACTACCGCACCCCGACAGCCGCCGGCGCCACCGATGCCGCCTCGTTCTTAGACCAGCTCTCTGCTCCACAAC
Protein-coding sequences here:
- a CDS encoding FtsK/SpoIIIE domain-containing protein yields the protein MTTTPPQQSGARFARSPRISSLPPRPHTWLRDSFCLGTTAVGASAAAPLFGYSALAMPAAASLSIAALYAGLAGKRNQLRDVDVDEVIERLCPIVGLPEATRAVLSTSKWSSGWPGLPRKLTVHYDSTQALNDETWLADICGVFEDQGWGFFELDKHDPARRRLIFTPAAEPEREVSDSDQVVRAKRIIAQLLGPTATVTVIDVAAETGEVTSMEVRHELGPKLESDGYRTRVERGMSATLPGRWRARWNLETDWVRFEQRTAFPDSVWLPAPDLDPGADLMASYDSVEIPYGIDEDGNEVVWRPAIDPNLMLIGPPGSGKTVTAHNLLVNFSRRGWPIWVLDGKYVEFLGFQDWPNVQVVATTIEQQVALVHRARDLMEFRYQKIVTGEATEADFEPVLVFLDEWAEFRGNVEDWYSRVKPKGGARQPPVLNMLASMARKARTSRVHLVFGTQRPDAQYFLGDMRDNFAMRISMGRLSPQGALMMWQSPTIGTSVPRKCRGRGTTVTDNYQPIEIQCYRVPDPRKTRAGTFESDLLDTLRPPITRHPRLLIVPPDELPDIDATDDTSEPAPLTYFDYIEAEWVLATDRPDLDPVLRRAKMTHETDRRLASPTALLGLLGGRAEPTNEAAVELDDYRTPTAAGATDAASFLDQLSAPQLGESSAARAESSRARLALVKESAATEPEIPADGGAEVFDIPEDSPDTYEDQYGPVRDVRAADVALGDLLLMEDIDEWVVVDTDPEPDIIEDSLLSLTWRSDTDEFGDLALPDSSYVSIRKPIQVSG